A genomic region of Solanum dulcamara chromosome 2, daSolDulc1.2, whole genome shotgun sequence contains the following coding sequences:
- the LOC129880085 gene encoding magnesium transporter MRS2-5 — protein sequence MAEENGPSVFTDFPESTSTRFNTDVQANNNFHGPGIPGIKRRGQGHGSRSWIKIDEHGNSTILELDKATVMRHCALPARDLRLLDPKFIYPSTILGREQAIVVNLEQIRCVITAVEVILMNSLDACVLQYESELCKRLQINRDQPDGLPFEFRALELALELTCLSLDAQVKELELEVYPVLDELASSINTLNLERVRRLKGQLLALTQRVQKVCDEIEHLMDDDGDMAEMYLTEKKQRKEDYLNNDSYDQADIFGKIRGAARSAPVSPVSSTTGVHKLQRAFSNLSSSKHGSISASSNGQENIDQLEMLLEAYFVVIDSALNKLSSLKEYIDDTEDLINIKLANVQNQLIQFELLLTAATFVAAIFAMVTAVFGMNLKTTVFDDPDGFNWTIIITGIFCLVLYIAFMIYFKHKKLLSL from the exons ATGGCAGAAGAAAATGGTCCATCTGTTTTTACAGATTTTCCAGAATCTACGTCTACTAGGTTTAATACAGATGTACAGGCAAATAACAACTTTCACGGGCCTGGTATACCTGGTATTAAGAGGAGAGGCCAAGGTCATGGGAGTCGCTCTTGGATAAAGATTGATGAGCATGGCAATTCAACGATTTTGGAATTGGATAAGGCTACTGTTATGAGACATTGTGCTTTGCCAGCCAGGGATCTTCGTCTTTTGGACCCTAAGTTTATCTATCCTTCCACAATATTAGGGCGAGAGCAAGCTATTGTGGTAAACCTTGAACAGATCAGATGTGTTATCACAGCTGTTGAGGTTATACTGATGAATTCTTTGGATGCTTGTGTACTGCAATATGAGTCTGAATTGTGTAAACGCCTTCAGATAAATAGAGATCAGCCGG ATGGTCTTCCTTTCGAGTTCAGAGCCCTTGAGCTTGCTTTGGAGCTAACTTGCTTGTCCCTTGATGCTCAG GTGAAAGAACTAGAACTGGAAGTATACCCCGTGCTTGATGAACTAGCGTCATCTATTAACACTCTAAATCTGGAACGCGTTCGTAGATTGAAAGGTCAGCTTCTTGCCTTGACTCAGCGCGTCCAAAAG GTATGTGATGAAATAGAACATCTAATGGATGATGATGGTGACATGGCTGAGATGTACTTAACAGAGAAGAAACAGAGGAAGGAGGATTATCTTAATAATGATTCATATGATCAAGCAGATATATTTGGAAAAATTAGAGGAGCAGCAAGATCTGCTCCAGTCTCACCTGTATCATCAACTACCGGGGTGCATAAGTTGCAACGGGCATTCAGTAATTTGAGCTCAAGTAAACACGGAAGCATTTCAGCTTCATCTAATGGTCAAGAAAATATCGATCAGCTTGAAATGTTGCTTGAAGCATATTTTGTGGTCATTGACAGCGCTCTGAACAAGTTGTCATCA CTTAAAGAATATATTGATGATACGGAGGATCTGATCAATATAAAACTT GCCAATGTCCAGAATCAGCTAATACAATTTGAGTTGCTTCTGACAGCTGCCACTTTTGTGGCAGCAATATTTGCTATGGTGACTGCAGTATTTGGAATGAACTTGAAGACCACAGTTTTTGACGATCCGGATGGGTTTAACTGGACTATTATCATCACTGGAATCTTTTGTTTGGTCTTATACATTGCTTTCATGATTTACTTTAAGCATAAGAAACTTCTTTCACTGTAA
- the LOC129880084 gene encoding uncharacterized protein LOC129880084 isoform X2 has protein sequence MDFWGVVAAAAAGYVAQYLQSPSEDQKDNLLVDNKNLLHQLREKVYSFRKLARKRAKKEVPDEGIFRFRQLNLDTSHCTSDEKDSIFPSSTNYECAIQSKPEEYTSTKNKDSGAPFNSTGLQNGMPLLYMGIVSGMMSAVIANRREIEKVNEKLKWTKNLVQELEEELNVKEIANDDYENLNLYRSSMLNVDEPTRQTSESIKHVAEEKHESMSEIEAELEAELERLEMNLKVSTFERISDFVELDPEDEINVAQGDLKLDCLNVPSPDSSESDSNTSGTWIVHSKPANYPVSPRELSSRLHEVIESRLEARIKELETALLRSQIRVCSLETQHNLSQKDFASHETESSACLQSPYWYHMADEETIRTIHGSENAFDIDTSSPPIDGGLIDNLNREKGSLMHGCKQPTLMQLLKTESMAQTHKLQVTRKQHYHCSNVHIH, from the exons ATGGATTTTTGGGGTGTTGTAGCAGCTGCAGCTGCAGGTTATGTAGCACAATATTTGCAAAGTCCATCAGAGGATCAAAAGGACAACTTACTAGTAGATAACAAGAATTTGTTGCACCAATTACGAGAAAAAGTTTATTCATTTCGTAAATTAGCTCGAAAAAGAGCTAAAAAAGAAGTCCCTGATGAAGGGATTTTCAGATTCAGACAGCTTAATCTTGATACGTCACATTGCACTAGTGATGAGAAAGATTCAATTTTTCCATCTTCTACAAATTATGAGTGTGCAATTCAAAGTAAGCCAGAAGAATATACAAGTACAAAGAACAAAGATTCTGGTGCACCATTCAATTCAACAG GGCTACAAAATGGAATGCCTCTATTATATATGGGGATTGTTAGTGGCATGATGTCTGCTGTTATTGCAAACAGAAGAGAGATAGAAAAGGTGAATGAGAAGTTAAAATGGACTAAGAATTTAGTACAAGAGTTAGAAGAGGAGCTCAATGTGAAAGAGATAGCTAATGATGATTATGAAAATCTAAATCTATATAGATCCTCTATGTTAAATGTTGATGAACCAACAAGACAAACCAGTGAAAGCATAAAACATGTGGCAGAAGAGAAACACGAGTCGATGAGCGAAATTGAGGCTGAGCTTGAAGCTGAATTGGAAAGGTTGGAAATGAACTTGAAGGTTTCAACCTTTGAAAGAATATCTGATTTTGTTGAG CTAGATCCAGAAGATGAAATAAATGTAGCTCAAGGAGACTTGAAACTAGATTGCCTTAATGTGCCGAGCCCTGATTCATCAGAATCAGATAGCAACACTAGTGGAACTTGGATTGTTCATTCTAAACCAGCCAACTATCCTGTTTCCCCGAGGGAGCTAAGCTCGCGCCTGCATGAGGTAATAGAATCCAGACTAGAAGCTCGAATCAAGGAGCTCGAAACAGCCCTTCTTCGTAGCCAAATTAGAGTTTGTTCATTGGAAACACAACATAATCTCTCTCAAAAGGACTTTGCATCGCACGAAACAGAATCCTCTGCATGTCTACAAAGTCCTTATTGGTATCATATGGCTGACGAAGAGACCATCAGGACCATACATGGAAGTGAAAATGCTTTTGACATTGATACAAGCAGTCCTCCTATTGATGGAGGATTGATTGATAACCTAAATAGAGAAAAAGGCAGTTTGATGCACGGATGTAAGCAGCCTACCTTGATGCAATTATTAAAGACAGAATCCATGGCTCAAACCCATAAGCTACAGGTCACACGGAAACAACATTACCATTGCTCCAACGTTCACATTCATTGA
- the LOC129880084 gene encoding uncharacterized protein LOC129880084 isoform X1 produces the protein MDFWGVVAAAAAGYVAQYLQSPSEDQKDNLLVDNKNLLHQLREKVYSFRKLARKRAKKEVPDEGIFRFRQLNLDTSHCTSDEKDSIFPSSTNYECAIQSKPEEYTSTKNKDSGAPFNSTGLSQILQIWSMTTFLKSASNIGLQNGMPLLYMGIVSGMMSAVIANRREIEKVNEKLKWTKNLVQELEEELNVKEIANDDYENLNLYRSSMLNVDEPTRQTSESIKHVAEEKHESMSEIEAELEAELERLEMNLKVSTFERISDFVELDPEDEINVAQGDLKLDCLNVPSPDSSESDSNTSGTWIVHSKPANYPVSPRELSSRLHEVIESRLEARIKELETALLRSQIRVCSLETQHNLSQKDFASHETESSACLQSPYWYHMADEETIRTIHGSENAFDIDTSSPPIDGGLIDNLNREKGSLMHGCKQPTLMQLLKTESMAQTHKLQVTRKQHYHCSNVHIH, from the exons ATGGATTTTTGGGGTGTTGTAGCAGCTGCAGCTGCAGGTTATGTAGCACAATATTTGCAAAGTCCATCAGAGGATCAAAAGGACAACTTACTAGTAGATAACAAGAATTTGTTGCACCAATTACGAGAAAAAGTTTATTCATTTCGTAAATTAGCTCGAAAAAGAGCTAAAAAAGAAGTCCCTGATGAAGGGATTTTCAGATTCAGACAGCTTAATCTTGATACGTCACATTGCACTAGTGATGAGAAAGATTCAATTTTTCCATCTTCTACAAATTATGAGTGTGCAATTCAAAGTAAGCCAGAAGAATATACAAGTACAAAGAACAAAGATTCTGGTGCACCATTCAATTCAACAG GTTTGTCTCAGATCCTCCAAATATGGAGTATgacaacatttttgaagagtgcGAGCAACATAG GGCTACAAAATGGAATGCCTCTATTATATATGGGGATTGTTAGTGGCATGATGTCTGCTGTTATTGCAAACAGAAGAGAGATAGAAAAGGTGAATGAGAAGTTAAAATGGACTAAGAATTTAGTACAAGAGTTAGAAGAGGAGCTCAATGTGAAAGAGATAGCTAATGATGATTATGAAAATCTAAATCTATATAGATCCTCTATGTTAAATGTTGATGAACCAACAAGACAAACCAGTGAAAGCATAAAACATGTGGCAGAAGAGAAACACGAGTCGATGAGCGAAATTGAGGCTGAGCTTGAAGCTGAATTGGAAAGGTTGGAAATGAACTTGAAGGTTTCAACCTTTGAAAGAATATCTGATTTTGTTGAG CTAGATCCAGAAGATGAAATAAATGTAGCTCAAGGAGACTTGAAACTAGATTGCCTTAATGTGCCGAGCCCTGATTCATCAGAATCAGATAGCAACACTAGTGGAACTTGGATTGTTCATTCTAAACCAGCCAACTATCCTGTTTCCCCGAGGGAGCTAAGCTCGCGCCTGCATGAGGTAATAGAATCCAGACTAGAAGCTCGAATCAAGGAGCTCGAAACAGCCCTTCTTCGTAGCCAAATTAGAGTTTGTTCATTGGAAACACAACATAATCTCTCTCAAAAGGACTTTGCATCGCACGAAACAGAATCCTCTGCATGTCTACAAAGTCCTTATTGGTATCATATGGCTGACGAAGAGACCATCAGGACCATACATGGAAGTGAAAATGCTTTTGACATTGATACAAGCAGTCCTCCTATTGATGGAGGATTGATTGATAACCTAAATAGAGAAAAAGGCAGTTTGATGCACGGATGTAAGCAGCCTACCTTGATGCAATTATTAAAGACAGAATCCATGGCTCAAACCCATAAGCTACAGGTCACACGGAAACAACATTACCATTGCTCCAACGTTCACATTCATTGA
- the LOC129874657 gene encoding nuclear transport factor 2-like: protein MATQSTRHAAENVATAFVVQYYNILQKLIDQSYRFYKERSVLSWPLPDGEIKSVTTSQGINDFIISSHFKDSKVEVITIDSQSSMAGGVLVMVTACLIGQDESKKRFSQTFFLAPQETGYYVMNDIFRFIGEEESSTIVEENVLVDSPLAIGSKDENIVDQVGHKPSLTSNQKEQKQKEAPKISYASMIKQGRPSPPTNAPHKIVRVVTITDLPSTPKKIQQPNNNFVQAPTITQDNSNDIQYKSIYIGGLPSNTTRNDLYAIVKEFGPVHTHEVQLKTYEDGYCCGFVHFQDAISAKNAVQTHYIIVKGKRAYIRFKRPDKVHGERRNSPSEKGEFRGGRRPQSSDGRWGEGYKQNYMMRDQRGGGNYIN from the exons ATGGCAACTCAATCAACTAGGCATGCTGCTGAAAATGTTGCCACTGCTTTTGTGGTTCAATACTATAACATTTTACAAAAGCTAATTGACCAATCATATCGATTTTACAAGGAAAGAAGTGTCCTAAGTTGGCCACTTCCAGATGGTGAAATTAAGTCTGTGACAACTTCTCAA GGCATAAACGATTTTATCATTTCATCACATTTTAAGGATAGCAAAGTCGAAGTCATAACTATTGACTCTCAATCATCTATGGCTGGAGGTGTTCTAGTGATGGTTACAGCTTGCTTGATAGGACAAGACGAGTCGAAAAAAAGGTTCTCTCAAACTTTTTTCCTTGCTCCACAAGAAACAGGATACTATGTGATGAACGATATTTTTCGATTTATTGGTGAGGAAGAATCTTCAACAATTGTTGAGGAAAATGTTTTAGTTGATTCTCCTTTGG CTATTGGGAGCAAAGATGAAAACATTGTTGATCAAGTTGGTCACAAGCCTTCACTCACTTCAAACcaaaaagaacaaaaacaaaaagaggCTCCAAAAATTAGCTATGCTTCAATG ATAAAGCAAGGTAGGCCCTCGCCACCAACAAATGCCCCTCACAAGATTGTAAGGGTTGTCACGATTACTGATCTCCCATCAACacctaaaaaaattcaacaaccCAACAACAACTTCGTTCAGGCACCGACAATTACACAAGACAATTCTAATGACATCCAGT ATAAATCGATATATATTGGAGGATTACCATCCAACACAACAAGGAATGATCTATATGCTATAGTTAAAGAATTTGGACCAGTTCACACTCATGAAGTTCAATTAAAAACTTatgag GATGGATATTGCTGTGGGTTTGTGCATTTTCAAGATGCAATTTCTGCTAAAAATGCTGTCCAA ACTCATTACATTATTGTGAAAGGAAAAAGGGCTTACATAAGATTCAAGAGACCTGACAAAG TTCACGGCGAGAGGAGAAACTCTCCATCGGAGAAAGGTGAATTTCGCGGCGGTCGCCGGCCTCAAAGTTCTGATGGACGATGGGGAGAAGGTTACAAACAGAACTACATGATGAGGGATCAAAGAGGGGGTGGCAACTATATTAATTAG
- the LOC129880086 gene encoding pentatricopeptide repeat-containing protein At1g80150, mitochondrial encodes MLTLRLVRRFGTRSHLAAGSGAGNTSKKALVSKRKCVKKVDEPALFRLKKEKNPEKLFQLFKENAHNKTVIENRYVFEDTVSRLAGAGRFDYIENLLEHQKTLPQGRREGFIVRIIMLYGRAGMIQHAIKTFYDMHLYGCPRTVKSFNAVLNVLTQCHDLEAIESFLWDVPERFSINIDILSVNTVISSFCKMGILEKAYLLMVEMEKLAGITPDVFTYTILISAFYKVNRWQIADGLWNLMARKGCMPNVATFNVRIQFMVNMRFAWEANKLLKLMKRIGITPDEVTYNLVIKGFFLVENLYMAKRIYSAFHGAGFKPNSRIYQTMIHYLSRAGEFDLAYSMCKDSMKNNWFPNLDVIKNILEGLCKDGTEEKMGNAQFLVILAKKKIPPFSTETLNMMWSIANRSYKYKKH; translated from the coding sequence ATGCTCACTCTGCGCCTGGTTCGCAGATTTGGAACTAGGAGTCACCTTGCTGCTGGCTCAGGTGCTGGTAATACTTCTAAAAAGGCTTTAGTTTCTAAGAGGAAGTGTGTAAAAAAAGTAGATGAACCAGCACTTTTTAGgctaaaaaaggaaaagaaccCTGAGAAGTTGTTTCAGTTATTTAAGGAGAATGCTCATAATAAGACTGTCATTGAGAATCGCTATGTGTTTGAAGATACAGTTTCTCGCTTGGCAGGTGCGGGTAGGTTTGATTACATTGAAAATCTGCTTGAGCATCAGAAGACACTGCCACAAGGTCGCCGTGAAGGTTTCATTGTTCGAATTATAATGCTTTACGGGAGGGCTGGGATGATACAACATGCTATAAAAACCTTCTATGACATGCATTTATATGGCTGTCCACGAACTGTTAAGTCATTCAACGCTGTGCTCAATGTTTTGACTCAATGTCATGATTTGGAGGCTATTGAGTCCTTTCTGTGGGATGTTCCTGAAAGGTTCTCCATCAATATAGATATACTTTCTGTCAATACAGTCATTAGCTCATTTTGTAAAATGGGTATCTTGGAGAAGGCTTATTTGCTCATGGTTGAGATGGAAAAGTTAGCAGGTATAACACCTGATGTTTTTACATATACGATACTTATATCTGCCTTCTATAAAGTCAACCGATGGCAGATTGCTGATGGATTGTGGAACCTCATGGCCCGTAAGGGTTGTATGCCTAATGTTGCTACCTTTAATGTTAGAATTCAATTTATGGTAAATATGAGGTTTGCTTGGGAAGCTAATAAATTGTTGAAGTTGATGAAACGTATTGGGATAACTCCTGATGAGGTCACATACAATTTAGTGATCAAAGGCTTTTTCCTAGTAGAGAATCTTTATATGGCAAAAAGAATCTATTCTGCTTTCCATGGTGCAGGCTTCAAGCCAAATTCTAGAATCTATCAAACAATGATTCATTACCTGTCTAGAGCAGGTGAGTTTGATTTGGCATATTCAATGTGTAAAGACAGCATGAAAAATAATTGGTTCCCAAATTTGGATGTGATTAAAAATATCCTTGAAGGGCTGTGCAAGGATGGAACAGAGGAAAAGATGGGAAATGCTCAATTTTTAGTCATCCTGGCTAAGAAAAAGATACCCCCTTTCTCAACAGAAACTTTGAACATGATGTGGTCAATAGCAAATCGTAGTTATAAGTACAAAAAACATTAA